One Thiobacillus sp. genomic region harbors:
- a CDS encoding DUF3149 domain-containing protein, producing MKELFGSDIGLLSLFTIGFLIAMGLFIWTRLASKSRDENG from the coding sequence ATGAAAGAACTCTTTGGCAGCGACATCGGCCTGCTGAGCCTGTTTACCATCGGATTTCTCATCGCCATGGGCCTGTTTATCTGGACCCGTCTGGCGAGCAAGTCCCGGGACGAAAACGGCTGA
- a CDS encoding FixH family protein, with the protein MNSAAPGKHNLPWWKERMVWLIIALPLSAVVAGLTTVYIAARDPDDLVKADYVKTGMAVVAPREALASAARLGISARLAHEEGTLLLNVENLPADGEALQLTLVHPTKVELDQIIPLQVVGQGKYQAQVALTGQGKRHLILEPAGNRWRLEGDWQAPFTEETSLHAGAHNPSTHP; encoded by the coding sequence ATGAATAGCGCAGCGCCCGGCAAACACAACCTGCCCTGGTGGAAGGAGCGCATGGTCTGGCTGATCATCGCCCTGCCGCTGAGCGCCGTGGTGGCGGGCCTCACCACGGTCTACATCGCTGCCAGGGATCCGGATGACCTGGTCAAGGCGGATTACGTCAAGACGGGCATGGCCGTGGTGGCGCCCCGGGAAGCTCTGGCGTCGGCGGCACGCCTGGGCATTTCCGCCCGGCTGGCCCATGAGGAAGGCACCTTGCTTCTGAATGTGGAAAATCTGCCAGCAGATGGTGAAGCGCTCCAACTGACGCTGGTGCACCCGACCAAGGTGGAACTGGATCAAATAATCCCCCTGCAGGTTGTAGGACAGGGGAAATATCAAGCCCAGGTGGCATTAACGGGCCAGGGCAAGCGCCATCTCATCCTGGAACCGGCGGGTAACCGCTGGCGTCTGGAAGGTGATTGGCAGGCGCCCTTTACTGAAGAGACGAGCCTGCACGCAGGTGCACACAATCCATCAACGCACCCTTAA
- the ccoG gene encoding cytochrome c oxidase accessory protein CcoG, with translation MTDPKPTDSIPIIKKGEEEQSLYAVHQKIYPRAVHGWYNWWRIGLVVLTQALYYGLPWLQWNDRQAILFDLGARKFYLFDLVFWPQDFIWLAVLLIISALGLFLFTAIAGRLWCGYACPQTVYTELFMWVEGWIEGDYKKQQKLNTMPWSGEKILRRGGKHLAWIILALWTGFTFVAYFTPATELWQELLTWNLGPWETFWIFFYAFATWGFAGFMREQVCKYMCPYARFQSVMFDQDTLIITYDYRRGEGRGSRKKGSDYKAQGLGDCVDCGICVQVCPTGIDIRNGLQYMCIGCAACIDACDQVMEKMEYPKGLIRYSTQNAIEGKYGDKSIISHVFRPRTIFYTVVLSAIIVAFLVTLAARVPLRADVIRDRITLSREVENGQIENVYRLQIINMDAKAHRYTIKATGIKGLTVHSGAEVDIPALGTANVNVSLRTDRLNLQRPSHPVLFSIQAEDDASIAREAKSSFLR, from the coding sequence TTGACTGATCCCAAGCCCACCGACAGCATCCCCATCATCAAAAAGGGCGAAGAGGAACAATCCCTGTACGCAGTGCACCAGAAGATTTACCCCCGTGCCGTGCACGGCTGGTACAACTGGTGGCGTATCGGCCTGGTGGTGCTGACCCAGGCCCTCTATTACGGCCTGCCCTGGCTGCAATGGAATGACCGGCAGGCAATCCTCTTTGACCTGGGTGCCCGCAAGTTCTATCTGTTTGATCTGGTGTTCTGGCCCCAGGACTTCATCTGGCTGGCCGTGCTACTGATCATATCCGCCCTGGGCCTGTTCCTGTTCACCGCCATCGCCGGCCGCCTCTGGTGCGGCTATGCCTGCCCCCAGACGGTCTATACCGAACTCTTCATGTGGGTGGAAGGCTGGATCGAGGGTGACTACAAGAAGCAGCAAAAGCTCAACACCATGCCCTGGAGCGGGGAAAAGATTCTGCGACGGGGCGGCAAGCACTTGGCCTGGATCATCCTGGCACTGTGGACCGGCTTCACCTTCGTGGCCTACTTCACCCCCGCCACTGAACTGTGGCAGGAACTGCTGACCTGGAACCTGGGCCCCTGGGAGACTTTCTGGATCTTCTTTTACGCCTTCGCCACCTGGGGCTTCGCCGGCTTCATGCGGGAACAGGTATGCAAGTACATGTGCCCCTATGCCCGCTTCCAGAGCGTGATGTTCGACCAGGACACCCTCATCATCACCTACGATTACCGACGTGGCGAGGGGCGTGGCTCCCGTAAGAAGGGATCGGACTACAAGGCCCAAGGCCTGGGGGATTGCGTGGACTGCGGCATCTGCGTGCAGGTCTGCCCCACCGGCATCGATATCCGTAACGGGCTGCAGTACATGTGCATCGGCTGCGCCGCCTGCATAGACGCCTGCGACCAGGTGATGGAAAAGATGGAATATCCCAAGGGCCTCATCCGCTACTCCACCCAGAACGCCATCGAAGGTAAATACGGGGACAAGAGCATCATTTCCCATGTATTCCGCCCCCGCACGATTTTCTACACAGTTGTGCTTTCAGCCATCATCGTTGCCTTCCTGGTTACCTTGGCAGCCCGTGTCCCCCTGCGCGCCGACGTCATCCGCGACCGCATAACCCTGTCCAGGGAAGTGGAAAACGGCCAGATCGAGAACGTGTACCGCCTGCAGATCATCAACATGGACGCCAAGGCCCACCGCTACACCATCAAGGCCACGGGCATCAAGGGCCTGACGGTGCATTCCGGCGCCGAGGTGGATATCCCTGCCCTGGGCACCGCCAACGTCAATGTATCCCTGCGCACCGATCGCCTTAACCTGCAACGCCCCAGCCATCCTGTGTTGTTCAGCATCCAGGCGGAGGACGACGCTTCCATCGCCCGGGAAGCCAAGTCCAGCTTCCTGAGATGA
- the ccoP gene encoding cytochrome-c oxidase, cbb3-type subunit III — MPDFVSDFWHYYVAVLSIAGILFSLYVLQSQTTQKLAPGEQAELMAPTWDGDLQELNNPLPRWWMWMFYGLIFFGIIYLVLYPGMGKFEGVWNWSSAKEYQIEKERVDAKFNAVLQPFMGQDVMTVAANPDARSMGENLFLTYCSQCHGSDAQGARGFPNLADNQWLFGGTPDDIKASLTGGRIAEMPGGMAGDEQSAKEIANYVLSMGGKPHDAALAAVGKDKYAVCAGCHGEDGKGMPAASFPNIVDDAWQYGGSEAAIIETIVKGRKGGMPAQAHLGEAKIHLLTAYVWGLGGGQKPVVDAPVAEAMPADAATPADGAAPAAAN, encoded by the coding sequence ATTCCCGACTTTGTCAGCGACTTCTGGCATTACTACGTTGCCGTGTTGAGCATCGCAGGCATTCTCTTTTCGCTGTACGTGCTCCAAAGCCAGACCACCCAAAAACTGGCCCCAGGAGAGCAGGCTGAACTGATGGCCCCCACATGGGATGGCGACCTGCAGGAACTCAACAATCCCTTGCCCCGCTGGTGGATGTGGATGTTCTATGGCCTGATTTTCTTCGGCATCATCTATCTGGTCCTGTATCCCGGCATGGGTAAGTTTGAGGGTGTATGGAACTGGTCTTCCGCCAAGGAGTACCAGATTGAGAAGGAACGCGTGGATGCCAAGTTCAATGCCGTGCTGCAGCCCTTCATGGGCCAGGACGTCATGACGGTGGCAGCCAACCCCGACGCCAGAAGCATGGGAGAGAACCTGTTCCTGACCTACTGCTCCCAGTGCCACGGCTCCGACGCCCAGGGCGCCAGGGGCTTCCCCAATCTGGCCGACAACCAGTGGCTGTTCGGCGGCACGCCCGACGACATCAAGGCCAGCCTCACTGGTGGCCGCATTGCCGAAATGCCTGGCGGCATGGCTGGTGACGAGCAGAGCGCCAAGGAAATCGCCAACTATGTCCTGTCCATGGGCGGCAAGCCCCATGACGCTGCCCTGGCCGCCGTCGGCAAGGACAAGTACGCGGTGTGCGCCGGCTGCCACGGCGAGGATGGCAAGGGCATGCCCGCCGCCAGCTTTCCCAACATCGTGGACGACGCCTGGCAGTACGGTGGCAGCGAGGCAGCCATCATCGAGACCATCGTCAAGGGCCGCAAGGGTGGCATGCCCGCCCAGGCCCATCTTGGCGAGGCCAAGATTCACCTCCTGACCGCCTACGTATGGGGTCTGGGTGGTGGCCAGAAACCCGTGGTTGACGCCCCGGTCGCCGAAGCCATGCCTGCCGACGCGGCAACCCCCGCTGACGGCGCCGCGCCCGCAGCGGCAAACTAA
- a CDS encoding cbb3-type cytochrome c oxidase subunit 3 has protein sequence MDAGLFGSIATVLFFLVFIGIVWWAFHRQNKQKFDDAAQLPFQEDAGDDHGTGKAPN, from the coding sequence ATGGACGCTGGTCTCTTCGGTTCCATCGCCACCGTGCTGTTCTTCCTGGTGTTCATCGGCATCGTCTGGTGGGCCTTTCACCGGCAGAACAAACAGAAATTCGACGATGCTGCCCAGCTCCCCTTCCAGGAAGACGCTGGCGATGACCATGGGACCGGCAAAGCGCCTAATTGA
- the ccoO gene encoding cytochrome-c oxidase, cbb3-type subunit II — translation MSAHKVLEKNIGLLMILTFIVVSIGGLVQIVPLFFQKSTTQPIEGLKPYNALQLAGRDIYIREGCVGCHSQMVRPFRAETERYGHFSVAGEFVYDRPFLWGSKRTGPDLHRLGGRYSDDWHYAHLMDPRSVVPESNMPAYAWLADAPADASDIQAKMKTLNIVGHGYTDAEIAEAPAMLDGKTEMDALIAYLQVLGTYGPKVN, via the coding sequence ATGTCTGCACACAAGGTTCTTGAAAAGAACATCGGCCTGCTCATGATCTTGACCTTCATCGTCGTGTCCATCGGCGGACTGGTCCAGATCGTGCCCCTGTTCTTCCAGAAATCCACCACCCAGCCGATCGAGGGCCTCAAGCCCTATAACGCCCTGCAACTGGCGGGCCGGGACATTTACATCCGGGAAGGCTGCGTAGGCTGCCACTCCCAGATGGTGCGTCCATTCCGCGCGGAAACGGAACGCTACGGCCACTTCTCCGTGGCCGGAGAGTTCGTCTACGACCGGCCCTTCTTGTGGGGTTCCAAGCGCACTGGTCCCGATCTGCATCGTCTTGGGGGTCGTTATTCCGACGATTGGCATTACGCCCACTTGATGGATCCCCGCTCCGTGGTGCCCGAGTCCAACATGCCGGCCTATGCATGGCTGGCTGATGCCCCGGCCGATGCCTCCGATATCCAGGCGAAGATGAAGACCCTCAACATCGTCGGTCACGGCTACACAGACGCGGAAATTGCCGAAGCCCCTGCCATGCTAGACGGCAAGACCGAAATGGACGCCCTCATCGCCTATCTGCAGGTGCTCGGCACCTACGGTCCCAAGGTTAACTGA